One window from the genome of Acanthochromis polyacanthus isolate Apoly-LR-REF ecotype Palm Island chromosome 21, KAUST_Apoly_ChrSc, whole genome shotgun sequence encodes:
- the LOC127531649 gene encoding estradiol 17-beta-dehydrogenase 1-like has product MDKKVVLITGCSSGIGLSLAVRLASDPDKRFKVYATMRNLAKKERLLECVKGLHKDTLDILQMDVTDRQSILNARDRVLEKRVDILVCNAGVGLMGPLEVQSLDSMRKILEVNLLGTVQTIQAFLSNMKARGQGRILVTGSTGGLHGLPFNEMYCASKFAIEGACESLAVLLQHFNIHVSLIECGPVNTDFLVNLQKVELEDASLQQLDTQTLSLYEKYLQHCSSVFQNAAQDTDDIVKVFLDAIQSPSPAFRYFSTSAVPPLTKLKMTEPDGSQYISAMSKIIFSAEEQ; this is encoded by the exons ATGGACAAGAAGGTGGTGCTGATCACAGGCTGCTCCTCCGGGATTGGTCTCAGCCTGGCGGTTCGCTTAGCCTCTGACCCCGACAAAAGATTCAAAG TCTATGCCACAATGAGAAACCTGGCCAAGAAGGAACGTCTCTTAGAGTGTGTGAAAGGCCTGCACAAAGACACTTTGGACATACTCCAAATGGATGTGACAGACCGGCAGTCCATCCTGAATGCAAGAGACAGGGTTTTGGAGAAACGAGTGGACATTCTGG TGTGCAACGCTGGCGTGGGTTTGATGGGGCCACTGGAGGTGCAGTCGTTGGACTCGATGAGGAAGATCCTGGAGGTCAACCTCCTGGGTACCGTTCAGACCATCCAGGCCTTTCTGTCAAATATGAAGGCTCGGGGCCAGGGCCGCATTCTGGTCACTGGCAGCACCGGAGGGCTTCACG GTCTCCCATTTAATGAGATGTACTGTGCCAGCAAATTTGCAATAGAGGGAGCATGTGAGAGTTTGGCTGTCCTCCTACAACACTTCAACATTCA TGTGAGTCTCATTGAGTGTGGTCCAGTCAACACTGACTTCCTGGTCAACTTGCAGAAGGTGGAACTTGAGGATGCATCTCTCCAACAACTTGACACCCAAACACTGAGCCTTTATGAAAAATACCTGCAGCACTGTAGCTCTGTTTTCCAAAATGCTGCACAGGACACTGACGACATTGTAAAG GTATTTCTAGATGCCATCCAGTCACCCAGCCCTGCATTCAGATACTTCAGCACCAGCGCTGTGCCACCTCTGACCAAACTGAAGATGACAGAACCAGATGGATCACAGTACATCAGCGCTATGAGCAAAATCATTTTCTCAGCTGAGGAACAATAG
- the si:ch73-141c7.1 gene encoding coenzyme Q-binding protein COQ10 homolog, mitochondrial: MTNKTTPLLLRALLEMSEVHSSKLMRGNTRRTNFRHLGSCGILAERRASLSLCPTTPLSTPSRSFINLAASISNRRMEYTECRTLEYTTEQMYSVVSSVDQYQHFVPWCKKSRVMRGQNGGIRAELEIGFPPIVERYISEITVVPNHQVRAVCTDGSLFSHLETIWRFAPGATDRPDSCKVEFSVSFEFKSLLHSQLASVFFDEVVKQMVSAFESRAATLYRNQHEAPRRRQSS, encoded by the exons ATGACCAACAAAACGACCCCTCTGCTCCTCAGGGCGCTGCTGGAGATGTCTGAGGTCCACTCTTCGAAGTTAATGCGGGGAAACACGAGAAGAACAAATTTCAG ACACTTGGGTTCATGTGGCATCCTGGCTGAAAGGAGGGCCAGCCTCAGCCTCTGCCCCACCACCCCTTTGAGCACACCCAGCCGAAGCTTCATCAACCTGGCTGCTTCCATCAGCAACCGCAGGATGGAGTACACAGAGTGCCGGACATTAGA GTACACTACAGAGCAGATGTACAGTGTGGTGTCCAGTGTGGACCAGTACCAGCACTTCGTTCCCTGGTGCAAGAAGTCTCGAGTTATGAGGGGACAAAACGGGGGCATCCGAGCAGAGCTTGAAATAGGTTTTCCTCCAATTGTTGAGCGATACATCTCTGAGATCACCGTTGTTCCAAACCACCAAGTCAGA GCTGTGTGCACTGATGGATCCCTCTTCAGTCATCTTGAAACAATATGGAGGTTTGCCCCTGGAGCCACAGACCGACCAGACTCCTGCAAAGTGGAATTCTCT GTGTCATTTGAGTTCAAGTCTCTTCTGCACTCTCAGCTTGCCAGTGTGTTCTTTGATGAAGTGGTTAAGCAGATGGTCAGTGCCTTTGAGTCACGGGCGGCGACACTTTACAGGAATCAGCATGAGGCACCACGGAGGAGGCAATCATCTTGA